In one window of Legionella fallonii LLAP-10 DNA:
- a CDS encoding phosphotransferase codes for MTLSFFGSKNPEVDEDVVTYILSLLDPRSFGSAACVSKDWNKYTALTRKYIDLLPTIHRIPFLKGVGLDVIKLKILSGGMTNLNFILETRGMKYKGVLRVPGKGSSAFICRADEARNARQAVELDLNVPIDFFDPEDGLQLTRFIEGVIPLDKEAYARMDILVTIAGLMRRLHSSSLFDNDMGIFEPSEKLLNALKSMEFQLPSDVAFIENQMEQLKELFGCYDINLSPCHNDTTPFNFMLSRIEKKDKVVAERMYMSDWEYSKNNDFVRDLVYFIVEADLSSEQQLQFLTFYFGAEHVTKPVLAWVEVYKPIVEWWITLWYWTQQANKADAVDLEVYQANGDLSFKKTVAYLQSQEYKEATTLIQEEADTPLFSRSRAF; via the coding sequence ATGACATTAAGCTTTTTTGGCAGTAAAAACCCTGAAGTAGATGAAGACGTAGTAACCTACATACTTAGCCTATTAGATCCAAGAAGTTTTGGATCTGCTGCATGCGTAAGTAAAGATTGGAATAAATACACCGCTCTTACTAGAAAATACATAGATCTATTACCTACTATTCATCGTATCCCTTTTCTTAAGGGGGTAGGTCTTGATGTAATAAAATTAAAAATATTATCTGGAGGTATGACTAACCTTAATTTCATACTTGAGACACGAGGTATGAAATATAAAGGCGTGTTGCGAGTGCCAGGCAAAGGTTCCTCTGCGTTTATATGTAGGGCAGATGAGGCACGTAATGCACGTCAGGCAGTAGAATTAGACCTTAATGTGCCTATTGATTTTTTTGATCCGGAAGATGGTTTACAGTTAACACGCTTTATTGAAGGCGTGATACCTCTTGATAAAGAGGCCTATGCAAGGATGGACATATTAGTAACAATTGCAGGTTTAATGCGTAGATTGCATTCCTCCAGTTTATTTGACAATGACATGGGTATCTTTGAGCCTAGTGAGAAGTTGTTAAATGCCTTAAAAAGTATGGAGTTTCAGTTACCTAGCGATGTAGCTTTTATAGAAAATCAGATGGAGCAGTTAAAAGAACTTTTTGGCTGTTATGATATCAATCTAAGCCCTTGTCATAATGATACGACTCCGTTTAATTTTATGTTATCGCGCATAGAGAAAAAAGATAAAGTTGTTGCAGAAAGAATGTATATGAGTGATTGGGAGTATTCGAAAAACAACGATTTTGTCAGAGACTTGGTTTATTTTATCGTTGAAGCTGATTTATCTTCAGAGCAACAACTACAATTTTTAACTTTCTATTTTGGTGCAGAACACGTTACGAAGCCAGTATTGGCCTGGGTTGAAGTGTATAAACCAATTGTAGAGTGGTGGATTACTTTATGGTACTGGACACAACAGGCCAATAAAGCTGATGCAGTAGATTTAGAGGTTTATCAGGCAAACGGGGATTTGTCTTTCAAAAAAACGGTAGCTTATCTACAAAGCCAAGAATATAAAGAGGCCACGACTCTTATTCAAGAAGAAGCTGATACCCCATTATTTTCTCGTTCTAGAGCTTTTTGA
- a CDS encoding Ig domain-containing protein, protein MRLVIPGNVMGRVISGVLTYSLWGEHGKWPHHYQWNNPFSSRPFQVTVIPHHLSMLNIPEQNATANQPFVYPLKSAVNYYDENQMAGVPAQAVVHPIEQDGLRFDPASFSIVGTPKRMGTYQFSVSVHNANGATAAQNLLIKVQANIQDKPRFKPHYSMVSALPEQKYSMNLMELVELRPGYWVTNQVSFRIESNSCNPKWLRIAHDDATLLVGDVPPDAAGQEVDVLLVASSNTGGDSDPLKVRIPIAYDLTKKPEINAFKLEQAAGTNIYENLADYVKDPAHNSSLKVVLDKVEPAASWLSISSSNPTVLEGVVPLEAVGQLFQLTLRASTSIGGSSDPIKIPFQIDFDPDKKPRFKAANPVMPMIYPDQFFYYDFAANRDVFPEYEEVPYEIKYAEDFVPPTWLRIENNKLIAERIPGELNEDIRIKVVIKNTPGGVSEVYSLDLTVMN, encoded by the coding sequence ATGAGGCTCGTAATACCTGGTAATGTAATGGGGCGGGTTATATCAGGGGTATTAACTTATAGTCTCTGGGGTGAACATGGTAAATGGCCACATCATTATCAATGGAATAATCCATTTTCTTCCCGACCATTTCAGGTTACTGTCATTCCTCATCATTTGTCTATGTTAAATATCCCAGAGCAGAATGCTACTGCCAATCAGCCCTTTGTTTATCCTCTTAAATCGGCAGTGAACTACTATGATGAAAATCAGATGGCAGGAGTCCCAGCTCAAGCAGTGGTTCATCCCATTGAACAAGATGGATTACGTTTCGACCCCGCCAGTTTTTCTATAGTGGGAACACCGAAACGCATGGGTACTTACCAATTCAGCGTTTCCGTTCATAATGCTAATGGGGCAACTGCAGCTCAGAACTTACTTATTAAAGTGCAGGCTAATATTCAAGACAAGCCAAGATTTAAACCTCATTATTCCATGGTCAGTGCGTTGCCCGAACAGAAATACTCTATGAACCTTATGGAACTGGTAGAACTTCGGCCTGGATATTGGGTCACTAATCAGGTGTCTTTTCGTATCGAATCCAATAGTTGTAATCCTAAATGGTTACGCATCGCTCACGACGATGCTACTCTTTTAGTTGGCGATGTACCGCCAGATGCAGCGGGGCAGGAGGTCGATGTTCTCCTTGTTGCCAGCTCCAATACTGGTGGGGATTCCGACCCTTTGAAAGTTAGAATTCCCATAGCCTACGATCTAACAAAGAAACCAGAGATTAATGCATTCAAATTAGAACAGGCCGCTGGTACTAACATCTATGAAAATCTAGCAGATTACGTTAAAGATCCAGCCCATAATTCCTCTCTTAAAGTGGTCTTGGATAAAGTAGAGCCAGCTGCATCATGGCTCAGTATTTCATCTTCCAATCCTACTGTATTAGAAGGTGTTGTTCCCCTAGAGGCCGTTGGACAGTTATTTCAACTCACCTTGCGTGCTAGTACTTCCATTGGGGGCAGTTCAGATCCAATAAAAATTCCTTTTCAAATTGATTTTGATCCCGATAAAAAACCTCGCTTTAAGGCTGCGAACCCTGTAATGCCTATGATTTATCCCGATCAATTTTTTTATTATGACTTTGCAGCGAATAGAGATGTTTTTCCAGAGTATGAGGAAGTGCCATATGAAATTAAATATGCTGAAGATTTCGTACCTCCTACTTGGTTACGAATAGAAAATAATAAGTTAATTGCAGAGAGAATCCCTGGTGAACTTAATGAAGACATCAGGATAAAGGTAGTAATAAAAAATACTCCTGGAGGGGTATCGGAAGTTTATTCTTTAGATCTGACAGTAATGAATTGA